A region of Astyanax mexicanus isolate ESR-SI-001 chromosome 23, AstMex3_surface, whole genome shotgun sequence DNA encodes the following proteins:
- the creb3l1 gene encoding cyclic AMP-responsive element-binding protein 3-like protein 1 isoform X2, giving the protein MDTILDSFASDKLFPNSNLLDLEDLNESDFLTNVHFSEQMEDFSNELFSNFFDEHMLAERTPLLDLELEPPNPDIQQEHSYSLSGDSAPQSPSMPIKSDGDDEGMWAFSQDLTAILVKQEPNLLSEPSITTASPMATSSTAAQPLTLAPPPQRRNTHDKGDREQSNNTVPTIKAEPRDASQFLSVPTEEHLQLPPTPPSSHGSDSDGSQSPHSLPPSSPARMQSPHSLPPSSPARLQARSSVAISSSPLLTAPHKLQGTSGPLMLTEEEKRTLMAEGYPVPNKLPLTKTEEKALKRVRRKIKNKISAQESRRKKKEYVECLEKKVENYTSENNELWKKVETLESANRSLLQQLQKLQALVSGKVPRSCKMASTQTGTCLMVVALCFVLVLGSLAPCLPELSLYSSSSSSPPSHTVKSTPLPSADLYTTSQVRSRSLLFYEEGSPLEASHGGMLSVERGEGAPRQYTQDLRETHHEQTHATHLSRYLSPTQPDNNSSATPLPHQEQHYHTR; this is encoded by the exons CACTTCTCAGAACAGATGGAGGACTTCTCCAATGAACTCTTCAGCAACTTCTTCGATGAGCACATGCTAGCTGAGAGGACGCCGCTGCTGGACCTCGAGCTGGAGCCCCCGAACCCTGACATCCAGCAGGAACACAGCTACTCCCTTAGCGGAGACTCTGCCCCTCAGAGCCCCTCCATGCCAATTAAATCAGATGGCGATGACG AGGGCATGTGGGCATTCAGTCAGGACCTCACGGCCATCCTGGTGAAGCAAGAACCCAACCTGCTTTCTGAACCATCAATCACCACGGCGTCCCCAATGGCCACCTCCAGCACTGCTGCTCAGCCCCTCACCCTCGCCCCACCACCACAGAGACGCAATACTCACGACAAG GGTGACAGAGAACAGAGTAATAACACTGTACCAACTATCAAAGCAGAGCCCAGAGACGCCAGCCAGTTCCTTAGTGTCCCCACTG AAGAGCACCTACAGCTCCCTCCCACTCCTCCCAGCAGCCACGGCAGTGACAGCGACGGATCACAGAGTCCTCATTCGCTGCCTCCATCCAGCCCTGCCCGGATGCAGAGTCCCCATTCGTTGCCCCCTTCTAGCCCCGCCCGCCTGCAGGCTCGCTCCTCTGTGGCCATCTCCTCCTCTCCACTTCTGACTGCTCCCCAT AAGTTGCAGGGAACATCGGGCCCTCTGATGCTgacagaggaggagaagaggacgCTGATGGCCGAGGGTTACCCCGTTCCCAACAAACTGCCCCTGACCAAGACAGAGGAAAAGGCACTCAAACGAGTGCGCAGAAAGATCAAAAACAAG atcTCCGCACAAGAGAGCCGTCGCAAGAAGAAGGAGTATGTGGAGTGTCTGGAGAAAAA GGTGGAGAACTACACTTCAGAAAACAATGAACTGTGGAAGAAGGTGGAGACTCTTGAAAGTGCAAACAG GTCTTTGCTGCAGCAGCTGCAGAAGCTTCAGGCTCTGGTTAGTGGAAAAGTGCCTCGCTCCTGCAAGATGGCTTCAACACAGACCGGTACCTGCCTCATG GTGGTGGCGCTGTGTTTTGTGCTGGTTTTGGGCTCACTGGCTCCCTGCCTGCCCGAGCTGTCCCTCTACTCTTCTTCCTCATCATCCCCACCCTCACACACGGTGAAGTCCACCCCGCTTCCCTCGGCTGACCTCTACACCACCAGCCAGG tccgCTCCCGCAGCCTGCTCTTCTATGAGGAGGGTTCCCCGCTGGAGGCCAGCCACGGGGGCATGCTGAGTGTGGAGAGAGGGGAGGGGGCGCCGCGCCAATACACACAGGACCTGAGAGAGACCCACCATGAGCAGACTCACGCCACTCACCTCAGCAGGTACCTGAGCCCAACCCAGCCAGACAACAACAGCAGCGCGACCCCCCTCCCCCACCAAGAGCAACACTACCACACACGGTGA
- the creb3l1 gene encoding cyclic AMP-responsive element-binding protein 3-like protein 1 isoform X1: MDTILDSFASDKLFPNSNLLDLEDLNESDFLTNVHFSEQMEDFSNELFSNFFDEHMLAERTPLLDLELEPPNPDIQQEHSYSLSGDSAPQSPSMPIKSDGDDEGMWAFSQDLTAILVKQEPNLLSEPSITTASPMATSSTAAQPLTLAPPPQRRNTHDKGDREQSNNTVPTIKAEPRDASQFLSVPTEEHLQLPPTPPSSHGSDSDGSQSPHSLPPSSPARMQSPHSLPPSSPARLQARSSVAISSSPLLTAPHKLQGTSGPLMLTEEEKRTLMAEGYPVPNKLPLTKTEEKALKRVRRKIKNKISAQESRRKKKEYVECLEKKVENYTSENNELWKKVETLESANRSLLQQLQKLQALVSGKVPRSCKMASTQTGTCLMVVALCFVLVLGSLAPCLPELSLYSSSSSSPPSHTVKSTPLPSADLYTTSQVRSRSLLFYEEGSPLEASHGGMLSVERGEGAPRQYTQDLRETHHEQTHATHLSRYLSPTQPDNNSSATPLPHQEQHYHTRERDPKGGAEYF, translated from the exons CACTTCTCAGAACAGATGGAGGACTTCTCCAATGAACTCTTCAGCAACTTCTTCGATGAGCACATGCTAGCTGAGAGGACGCCGCTGCTGGACCTCGAGCTGGAGCCCCCGAACCCTGACATCCAGCAGGAACACAGCTACTCCCTTAGCGGAGACTCTGCCCCTCAGAGCCCCTCCATGCCAATTAAATCAGATGGCGATGACG AGGGCATGTGGGCATTCAGTCAGGACCTCACGGCCATCCTGGTGAAGCAAGAACCCAACCTGCTTTCTGAACCATCAATCACCACGGCGTCCCCAATGGCCACCTCCAGCACTGCTGCTCAGCCCCTCACCCTCGCCCCACCACCACAGAGACGCAATACTCACGACAAG GGTGACAGAGAACAGAGTAATAACACTGTACCAACTATCAAAGCAGAGCCCAGAGACGCCAGCCAGTTCCTTAGTGTCCCCACTG AAGAGCACCTACAGCTCCCTCCCACTCCTCCCAGCAGCCACGGCAGTGACAGCGACGGATCACAGAGTCCTCATTCGCTGCCTCCATCCAGCCCTGCCCGGATGCAGAGTCCCCATTCGTTGCCCCCTTCTAGCCCCGCCCGCCTGCAGGCTCGCTCCTCTGTGGCCATCTCCTCCTCTCCACTTCTGACTGCTCCCCAT AAGTTGCAGGGAACATCGGGCCCTCTGATGCTgacagaggaggagaagaggacgCTGATGGCCGAGGGTTACCCCGTTCCCAACAAACTGCCCCTGACCAAGACAGAGGAAAAGGCACTCAAACGAGTGCGCAGAAAGATCAAAAACAAG atcTCCGCACAAGAGAGCCGTCGCAAGAAGAAGGAGTATGTGGAGTGTCTGGAGAAAAA GGTGGAGAACTACACTTCAGAAAACAATGAACTGTGGAAGAAGGTGGAGACTCTTGAAAGTGCAAACAG GTCTTTGCTGCAGCAGCTGCAGAAGCTTCAGGCTCTGGTTAGTGGAAAAGTGCCTCGCTCCTGCAAGATGGCTTCAACACAGACCGGTACCTGCCTCATG GTGGTGGCGCTGTGTTTTGTGCTGGTTTTGGGCTCACTGGCTCCCTGCCTGCCCGAGCTGTCCCTCTACTCTTCTTCCTCATCATCCCCACCCTCACACACGGTGAAGTCCACCCCGCTTCCCTCGGCTGACCTCTACACCACCAGCCAGG tccgCTCCCGCAGCCTGCTCTTCTATGAGGAGGGTTCCCCGCTGGAGGCCAGCCACGGGGGCATGCTGAGTGTGGAGAGAGGGGAGGGGGCGCCGCGCCAATACACACAGGACCTGAGAGAGACCCACCATGAGCAGACTCACGCCACTCACCTCAGCAGGTACCTGAGCCCAACCCAGCCAGACAACAACAGCAGCGCGACCCCCCTCCCCCACCAAGAGCAACACTACCACACACG